From a region of the Streptacidiphilus albus JL83 genome:
- a CDS encoding ATP-binding protein — MQVLQVQIAVQADPAEVGRARRWTRTRLQSCGVDPDAPLAETLVLVVSELVTNAVVHTGSPAVLRLVFPVGRDAERRPVRVEVADASDQPPLPRHTRSEATNGRGLELVECLTDRWGWHPDGVGKRVWCEIEPQSAAGTAGEARQGAGVPGLHLLVG, encoded by the coding sequence GTGCAGGTGCTACAGGTGCAGATCGCGGTGCAGGCCGATCCGGCCGAGGTCGGGCGAGCCCGGCGCTGGACCCGGACCCGATTGCAGAGCTGCGGTGTGGACCCTGACGCGCCGCTTGCCGAGACGCTGGTGCTGGTGGTCTCCGAACTGGTGACCAACGCGGTGGTGCACACCGGCTCACCGGCCGTGCTGCGCCTGGTCTTCCCGGTCGGCCGGGACGCGGAGCGGCGCCCGGTCCGGGTCGAGGTCGCGGACGCCAGCGACCAGCCGCCGCTGCCGAGGCACACCCGCAGCGAGGCCACCAACGGCCGGGGCCTGGAACTGGTCGAGTGTCTGACCGACCGTTGGGGCTGGCACCCGGACGGCGTCGGGAAGCGCGTCTGGTGCGAGATCGAGCCGCAGAGCGCGGCCGGCACCGCCGGCGAAGCCCGGCAGGGCGCCGGCGTCCCCGGACTCCATCTGCTGGTGGGCTGA
- a CDS encoding acyl-CoA dehydrogenase family protein, which produces MDLSDTPAEAGFRCGLRSWLAKAMAELGPPPDPADWPARRAYDTAWQRQLYEAGYAGVHWPAEAGGRGAGPVEHLILLEETERAGAPYVGANFVGLLHAGPTIVAEGTPEQRRRYLPPILRGEEIWCQGFSEPDAGSDLAALRTRAVRDGDHYVVTGSKIWTSHAEVADWCELLVRTDPEAPRHQGISWLILPMDASGVTVRPLRTLAGTTEFAELFLDEVRVPVSNRVGAENDGWRVTMVTLSFERGTAFAAEVVACRRTLGRLARLAETEGAWTDAVLRRRFGLLAGQFDALWRLVQWNVSEAAAAAARTGGDAVPGAGASVFKLRFSEARQELYDLAAEVLGSGSLLLGAVGEEEDWTGQRLQGLSYTIAAGTSQIQRSIVAQRILGLPKPRSATRGS; this is translated from the coding sequence CGACACCCCTGCCGAGGCCGGGTTCCGGTGCGGGCTGCGGAGCTGGCTGGCGAAGGCCATGGCCGAGCTCGGACCGCCGCCCGACCCCGCCGACTGGCCCGCCCGGCGCGCCTACGACACGGCCTGGCAGCGGCAGTTGTACGAGGCCGGCTATGCCGGGGTGCACTGGCCGGCCGAGGCCGGCGGACGCGGCGCCGGACCGGTCGAGCACCTGATCCTGCTGGAGGAGACCGAGCGGGCCGGCGCCCCCTACGTCGGGGCGAACTTCGTCGGGCTGCTCCACGCGGGGCCGACCATCGTCGCCGAGGGCACGCCCGAGCAGCGGCGACGCTACCTGCCGCCGATCCTCCGGGGCGAGGAGATCTGGTGCCAGGGCTTCAGCGAGCCCGACGCGGGCTCCGACCTCGCCGCCCTGCGCACCCGCGCGGTGCGGGACGGCGACCACTACGTGGTCACCGGCAGCAAGATCTGGACCTCGCACGCCGAGGTCGCCGACTGGTGCGAACTGCTGGTCCGCACCGACCCCGAGGCGCCCAGGCACCAGGGCATCAGCTGGCTGATCCTGCCCATGGACGCGTCGGGGGTGACCGTCCGGCCGCTGCGCACCCTGGCCGGGACCACGGAGTTCGCCGAACTGTTCCTGGACGAGGTGCGGGTGCCGGTCAGCAACCGGGTGGGCGCCGAGAACGACGGCTGGCGGGTCACCATGGTCACCCTCTCCTTCGAGCGGGGGACGGCCTTCGCGGCCGAGGTGGTGGCCTGCCGCCGGACCCTCGGCCGACTGGCCCGGCTGGCCGAGACCGAGGGGGCGTGGACGGACGCGGTGCTGCGCCGCCGCTTCGGGCTGCTGGCCGGACAGTTCGACGCGCTGTGGCGGCTGGTCCAGTGGAACGTCTCGGAGGCGGCCGCCGCGGCGGCCCGCACCGGTGGCGACGCGGTGCCGGGCGCCGGGGCCTCGGTCTTCAAGCTGCGCTTCTCCGAGGCCCGGCAGGAGCTGTACGACCTGGCCGCCGAGGTCCTCGGCAGCGGATCCCTGCTGCTGGGAGCGGTCGGGGAGGAGGAGGACTGGACCGGGCAGCGGCTGCAGGGCCTCTCCTACACCATCGCCGCCGGCACCTCGCAGATCCAGCGCAGCATCGTGGCCCAGCGGATCCTCGGCCTGCCGAAGCCTCGATCCGCGACCAGGGGGAGCTGA
- a CDS encoding acyl-CoA dehydrogenase family protein, with protein MDFSFSAEDEAFRARARTWLAERLDGAGAPFADLCTDVGPTELDPDRRRSWEQELGAGGWIGLGWSEGALTRQVVWAEEYARARGPAPLGIVGEHLLAPTLLRFGSRAQRERFLPPIAAGTEIWCQGYSEPGAGSDLAAVRTGARRETGAADADWLVTGQKTWTSLSQWADWCFVLARTEPGSHRHHGLSLLLLPMDQPDRIEVRPIRQLDGASEFSEVFFDGARAAAADVLGAPGDGWRVAMALLSFERGAGMLGRQIGYAREFEAVLATAVRTGAVGDPVLRERLTRQWADLHALRCNALRTLGTAEPGSAAVAKLLWGGWHQRLGELALAVLGPAGATAPGPHLPGRYPLTADQHRLLFSRADTVYGGSDQVQRNLIAERVLRLPREPRPQPAAAPTNQDPRPDQP; from the coding sequence ATGGACTTCTCCTTCAGCGCCGAGGACGAGGCGTTCCGCGCGCGGGCGCGGACCTGGCTGGCCGAGCGGCTGGACGGCGCCGGTGCGCCCTTCGCCGACCTGTGCACCGACGTCGGCCCGACCGAGCTCGACCCCGACCGGCGCCGGTCCTGGGAGCAGGAGTTGGGGGCCGGCGGCTGGATCGGCCTGGGCTGGTCCGAGGGCGCGCTCACCCGGCAGGTGGTCTGGGCCGAGGAGTACGCCCGCGCCCGGGGCCCGGCCCCGCTGGGCATCGTCGGCGAGCACCTGCTCGCGCCGACGCTGCTGCGCTTCGGCAGCAGGGCGCAGCGGGAGCGCTTCCTGCCGCCGATCGCGGCGGGCACGGAGATCTGGTGCCAGGGCTACAGCGAGCCGGGGGCCGGCTCCGACCTGGCGGCCGTCCGCACCGGCGCCCGGCGCGAGACCGGAGCTGCGGACGCGGACTGGCTGGTGACCGGGCAGAAGACCTGGACCTCGCTCTCGCAGTGGGCCGACTGGTGCTTCGTCCTGGCCCGGACCGAACCGGGCTCGCACCGGCACCACGGGCTGAGCCTGCTGCTGCTGCCGATGGACCAGCCGGACCGGATCGAGGTGCGGCCGATCCGGCAGCTGGACGGGGCGTCCGAGTTCAGCGAGGTCTTCTTCGACGGTGCGCGGGCCGCCGCCGCCGACGTCCTCGGCGCGCCCGGGGACGGCTGGCGGGTGGCGATGGCGCTGCTCTCCTTCGAGCGCGGCGCGGGGATGCTGGGCCGGCAGATCGGCTACGCCCGGGAGTTCGAGGCGGTGCTGGCCACGGCGGTGCGGACCGGCGCGGTCGGCGACCCGGTGCTGCGGGAGCGGCTCACCCGGCAGTGGGCCGACCTGCACGCGCTGCGCTGCAATGCGCTGCGCACCCTCGGCACCGCCGAGCCGGGCTCGGCGGCGGTGGCCAAGCTGCTGTGGGGCGGCTGGCACCAGCGGCTCGGCGAGCTGGCGCTGGCGGTCCTCGGCCCGGCCGGGGCGACCGCCCCCGGCCCCCACCTCCCCGGCCGCTACCCGCTCACCGCCGACCAGCACCGGCTGCTGTTCTCCCGGGCGGACACCGTCTACGGCGGCAGCGACCAGGTCCAGCGCAACCTCATCGCCGAGCGGGTGCTCCGACTGCCCCGCGAGCCGCGCCCGCAACCGGCGGCCGCCCCGACCAACCAGGACCCGCGCCCCGACCAGCCGTGA
- a CDS encoding SDR family oxidoreductase, with amino-acid sequence MGDFLQGRVIAVTGAGRGIGRAVALGCAAEGARVVVNDYGVAMDGGNPTSEVAAAVVKEIEAAGGEAVAVADDVSTMAGGARVVAAAVERWGRLDGVVCVAGILRERMLFNMSEEEWDGVVDTHLKGTFTVFRAAAALMRAQGGGTLVGFTSGNHTGSVSQANYSAAKGGVISLVRSAALGLHKYGVTANCVAPVARTRMSANVPMELTEIGEPEDVAALVVYLLSARAAGITGQVYTVAGPKIAVWAQPRELRSMYAEGGGWTPERIAEALPGAVGSDPMPMLAQLDAMARAAAAKQRPNA; translated from the coding sequence GTGGGTGACTTCCTGCAAGGCCGGGTGATCGCGGTGACCGGCGCGGGGCGCGGGATCGGCCGCGCGGTCGCGCTCGGCTGCGCCGCGGAGGGGGCCAGGGTGGTCGTCAACGACTACGGCGTCGCCATGGACGGCGGAAACCCGACCAGCGAGGTCGCGGCGGCCGTGGTCAAGGAGATCGAGGCGGCCGGGGGCGAGGCGGTGGCGGTCGCCGACGACGTCTCCACCATGGCCGGGGGAGCCCGGGTGGTCGCCGCCGCGGTCGAGCGCTGGGGCCGGCTGGACGGCGTCGTCTGCGTGGCCGGCATCCTGCGCGAGCGGATGCTGTTCAACATGTCCGAGGAGGAGTGGGACGGCGTCGTCGACACCCACCTCAAGGGCACCTTCACCGTCTTCCGCGCCGCCGCCGCGCTGATGCGGGCCCAGGGCGGCGGCACGCTGGTCGGCTTCACCAGCGGCAACCACACCGGGAGCGTCAGCCAGGCCAACTACAGCGCGGCCAAGGGCGGTGTCATCTCGCTGGTCCGCAGCGCCGCGCTCGGGCTGCACAAGTACGGGGTGACCGCCAACTGCGTGGCCCCGGTGGCCCGGACCCGGATGTCCGCCAACGTCCCGATGGAGCTCACCGAGATCGGCGAGCCCGAGGACGTCGCCGCCCTCGTGGTCTACCTGCTCTCGGCGCGGGCCGCCGGGATCACCGGGCAGGTCTACACCGTCGCCGGCCCGAAGATCGCGGTCTGGGCGCAGCCGCGCGAACTCCGCTCGATGTACGCCGAGGGCGGCGGCTGGACGCCGGAGCGCATCGCCGAGGCGCTGCCGGGGGCGGTGGGCAGCGACCCGATGCCGATGCTCGCCCAACTGGACGCGATGGCGCGGGCCGCCGCGGCCAAGCAGCGCCCCAACGCCTGA
- a CDS encoding acyl-CoA dehydrogenase: MDFRLTVEQRELQAAVRALLAGRFGPERLRAAVDDDGGGPDPVLWAELRRAGVFGLRGPDGADGSDGRAGSDGLGLGLAEAVLVFEELGRALVPGPLVATELAGALGLDGTAALVRLPAGRGPLLVEQLPRLDLLLVLDTGSGELRRVDPAEVAAGAEPVRAVDPLTPLWRVDAALPSGTLLDRADAALVWTEGTLLTAALQVGLADRAVRSAVVHAGRREQFGQPIGAFQAVQHLCADMLARLEPARVAVRAAAVVLDADGATPAARAAVAGAKLLADEAAVRGARDCLQVHGGMGFTWEADVQLLLKRSWVWQHSFADSEECAELLSRQLLL; encoded by the coding sequence ATGGACTTTCGACTGACGGTCGAACAGCGGGAGCTGCAGGCCGCGGTACGCGCGCTGCTGGCGGGCCGGTTCGGGCCGGAGCGGCTGCGCGCCGCTGTCGACGATGACGGCGGCGGTCCCGACCCCGTCCTCTGGGCGGAGCTGCGACGGGCGGGGGTGTTCGGGCTGCGCGGACCCGACGGGGCGGACGGGTCGGACGGGCGGGCCGGTTCGGACGGGCTGGGGCTGGGACTGGCCGAGGCGGTGCTGGTCTTCGAGGAGCTGGGACGGGCACTGGTACCCGGGCCGCTGGTCGCCACCGAACTGGCCGGGGCGCTCGGGCTCGACGGCACGGCCGCGCTGGTACGGCTGCCGGCCGGGCGCGGCCCGTTGCTGGTCGAGCAGTTGCCCAGGCTCGATCTGCTGCTGGTCCTGGACACCGGCTCGGGCGAGCTGCGCCGGGTCGACCCGGCGGAGGTGGCCGCCGGGGCGGAGCCGGTGCGCGCGGTCGACCCGCTCACCCCCCTGTGGCGGGTGGACGCGGCGCTCCCGTCCGGCACCCTCCTGGACCGGGCCGACGCCGCCCTGGTGTGGACCGAGGGGACGCTGCTGACCGCCGCGCTGCAGGTCGGGCTGGCGGACCGGGCGGTCAGGTCGGCGGTGGTCCACGCCGGGCGGCGCGAGCAGTTCGGACAACCGATCGGGGCCTTCCAGGCGGTGCAACACCTGTGCGCCGACATGCTGGCGCGGTTGGAACCGGCCCGGGTGGCGGTGCGGGCGGCAGCGGTGGTGCTGGACGCGGACGGAGCGACCCCCGCGGCCCGCGCGGCGGTGGCCGGGGCGAAGCTGCTCGCCGACGAGGCGGCGGTGCGCGGCGCGCGCGACTGTCTCCAGGTGCACGGCGGAATGGGGTTCACCTGGGAGGCGGACGTCCAGCTCCTGCTGAAACGTTCCTGGGTGTGGCAGCACAGCTTCGCCGACAGCGAGGAGTGCGCCGAACTGCTGTCCCGTCAGTTGCTGTTGTGA
- a CDS encoding cyclase family protein, producing the protein MAAPNDFDEFREIAKRVNNWGRWGASDEIGTLNLITPEAVRAAVATVRSGRRFPLALPLRQQGVQNGLIPGRVNPLHTMTALNWEMFGPGAIATSDDVATLGLQAGTHWDGLGHVSHGNRIYNNRPADSAITAHEGAVRSGVEKAGPVLGRGVLLDVARALGAGRLEPGHPVTAEELDAAEELAGTEVRSGDLVLVRTGQVQLYLGGDRDAYAFPSPGLSLSTPAWFHARDVAAVANDTLTFEIFPPEIDGLYLPVHALDLVEMGMMQGQNWNLEALAADCAEDGQYAFLLSAPPEPFVGGVGAPVAPVAVK; encoded by the coding sequence GTGGCCGCTCCCAACGACTTCGACGAGTTCCGCGAGATCGCCAAGCGCGTCAACAACTGGGGCCGCTGGGGCGCTTCGGACGAGATCGGCACACTGAACCTGATCACCCCGGAGGCGGTCCGCGCCGCCGTCGCGACGGTGCGCTCCGGCCGCCGGTTCCCGCTGGCGCTACCGCTCCGGCAGCAGGGCGTGCAGAACGGCCTGATCCCCGGCCGGGTCAACCCGCTGCACACCATGACCGCGCTGAACTGGGAGATGTTCGGCCCCGGCGCCATCGCCACCAGCGACGACGTGGCCACCCTCGGACTCCAGGCCGGGACCCACTGGGACGGCCTCGGCCATGTCAGCCACGGCAACCGGATCTACAACAACCGGCCGGCCGACAGCGCGATCACCGCCCACGAGGGCGCGGTCCGCAGCGGCGTCGAGAAGGCCGGTCCGGTGCTCGGCCGGGGCGTGCTGCTGGACGTGGCCCGGGCCCTCGGAGCGGGCAGGCTGGAGCCGGGCCACCCGGTGACCGCCGAGGAGCTGGACGCGGCCGAGGAACTGGCCGGGACCGAGGTCCGCAGCGGCGACCTGGTACTGGTGCGCACCGGGCAGGTCCAGCTGTACCTGGGCGGCGACCGGGACGCCTACGCCTTCCCCTCCCCCGGCCTCTCGCTGTCCACGCCGGCCTGGTTCCACGCCCGTGACGTGGCGGCGGTCGCCAACGACACCCTCACCTTCGAGATCTTCCCGCCCGAGATCGACGGCCTCTATCTGCCGGTGCACGCCCTGGACCTCGTGGAGATGGGCATGATGCAGGGCCAGAACTGGAACCTGGAGGCGCTGGCGGCGGACTGCGCCGAGGACGGGCAGTACGCGTTCCTGCTGTCCGCACCGCCGGAGCCCTTCGTCGGCGGCGTGGGGGCCCCGGTCGCCCCGGTCGCGGTCAAGTAG
- a CDS encoding aldehyde dehydrogenase family protein, with product MTGSTPATHRLYIDGAWREGGDGSYPVVDPATERVVGHAPEASAADVADAVAAARRAYEGWSRTSPAERAAVLERIADAVLAHVEDFVPLLQQETGATIRVASSMQLPVVADRFRRYARGALEPALLPFAPVPVGATALASGGLTNSVAARRPVGVVGCITSYNFPIVNLAGKLAPALAMGNTVVAKPAPQDPLTCLRLGEIFEEAGAPPGILNVVTGSGPGVGAALVASPEVDMVSFTGSTGVGRRIAADGGASMKRLLLELGGKGAAVVLADADLAQVVPAVGSTWAFHSGQICTAPTRVLVHRSRQEELLAGLARFAAALPLGDPLLPGTVVGPLITAAHRDRVEGYIAGALAEGARLVAGGTRKERVEGAQAVPGTGFYVAPTLLADVTPGMAAAREEIFGPVVVVLPFDEEEEAVALANSTEFGLYDYVFSRDTARAYALAGRLRSGSVGINTVQRHPEAPFGGFKQSGVARDCGSFALHAYSELQALVWQS from the coding sequence ATGACCGGCAGTACCCCAGCCACCCACCGGCTCTACATCGACGGCGCCTGGCGCGAGGGCGGCGACGGCAGCTACCCCGTCGTCGACCCGGCCACCGAGCGGGTGGTCGGCCACGCGCCCGAGGCCTCGGCCGCCGACGTGGCGGACGCCGTGGCCGCCGCCCGCCGGGCCTACGAGGGCTGGTCCCGGACCTCCCCGGCCGAACGCGCCGCCGTGCTGGAGCGGATCGCGGACGCGGTGCTGGCGCACGTCGAGGACTTCGTGCCGCTGCTCCAGCAGGAGACCGGGGCGACCATCCGGGTGGCCTCGTCGATGCAACTGCCGGTGGTCGCCGACCGGTTCCGCCGCTACGCCAGGGGCGCGCTGGAACCCGCGCTGCTCCCCTTCGCCCCGGTGCCGGTCGGCGCGACCGCGCTGGCGTCCGGGGGGCTGACCAACTCGGTGGCCGCCCGCCGGCCCGTCGGCGTCGTCGGCTGCATCACCTCCTACAACTTCCCGATCGTCAACCTGGCCGGGAAGCTGGCGCCGGCGCTGGCGATGGGCAACACCGTGGTCGCCAAGCCGGCCCCGCAGGATCCGCTGACCTGCCTGCGGCTGGGCGAGATCTTCGAGGAGGCGGGGGCGCCGCCCGGGATCCTCAATGTCGTCACCGGCTCCGGCCCCGGGGTCGGGGCGGCGCTGGTGGCCTCGCCCGAGGTCGACATGGTCAGCTTCACCGGCTCGACCGGGGTCGGCCGACGGATCGCCGCGGACGGCGGGGCGAGCATGAAGCGGCTGCTGCTGGAACTCGGCGGCAAGGGCGCGGCGGTGGTGCTGGCCGACGCCGACCTGGCCCAGGTGGTCCCGGCCGTCGGCTCGACCTGGGCCTTCCACTCCGGGCAGATCTGCACCGCGCCGACCCGGGTGCTGGTCCACCGCTCACGCCAGGAGGAGCTGCTGGCCGGACTGGCCCGCTTCGCCGCGGCGCTGCCGCTCGGCGACCCGCTGCTGCCGGGCACGGTGGTCGGCCCGCTGATCACCGCCGCGCACCGGGACCGGGTGGAGGGGTACATCGCCGGGGCGCTGGCCGAGGGCGCGCGGCTGGTCGCCGGCGGCACCCGCAAGGAGCGGGTCGAGGGCGCCCAGGCCGTCCCCGGGACCGGCTTCTACGTCGCCCCGACGCTGCTGGCCGACGTCACCCCGGGGATGGCGGCGGCCCGCGAGGAGATCTTCGGACCGGTCGTGGTGGTGCTGCCCTTCGACGAGGAGGAGGAGGCCGTCGCACTGGCCAACTCCACCGAGTTCGGCCTCTACGACTACGTCTTCTCCCGCGACACCGCCCGCGCCTACGCCCTCGCCGGGCGGCTGCGCAGCGGCAGCGTCGGCATCAACACCGTCCAGCGCCACCCGGAGGCGCCCTTCGGCGGCTTCAAGCAGAGCGGGGTGGCCCGCGACTGCGGCTCCTTCGCGCTGCACGCCTACAGCGAGCTGCAGGCGCTGGTCTGGCAGTCCTGA